TGTGGCGTTATCTTTAGCATCTGCGCCGCAATTTACCAAGATGGGGCGCTATGTTGAGATCCCTCAGGCTTTATATCAACCGATTAATCAGCGCATGGTCATGACCCCTAAAGCGGGTGAAACCACTAAACAGTTTTATCAGTACATGCAATCCACTGCTGCTCAACAAGTACTAAAACAGTATGGTTTTGGTTTTCCCGCCAGCATCAGCGATAAGCATCATTTACACCAACCTAAACTTCGAGCCCCAAGGCCAAGACAGCAAGTAGCGGAGCAGTAAGTTATGGACTGGCAGTCACTGTGGCTCTCCGCCAAGTTAAGTACAGTTACAGTGTTAATTTTGATTCCAATGGCTATTTTTGTTGGCCGCTTTTTAGCGTACAAACAATTTCGTGGCAAGTCGTGGGTTGAAGCACTGATCATGGTGCCATTGGTATTGCCGCCAACCGTTATTGGCTACTACTTACTCGTTGGTTTAGGCAGTCAGAGCTGGGTAGGACAATGGGTTGAGCAACTTTTTGGTGCTCAACTTGTGTTTAATTTTTCAGGTTTAGTGATAGCTTCTATCCTAGTTAATATTCCCTTTGCCGTGCAGCCGATACAACGCGCCTTTGAAACCATCCCTCACGATATCCCTGATGCAGCAGCATGTTGTGGCATGAGCTGGTGGCGCATTTTTGCCAAAATTGAATTGCCGATGATTTGGCCTGGAATATTGACTGCCGTGGTGTTGTGCTTTTCTCATGTATTAGGTGAGTTTGGCGTGGTATTAATGCTTGGCGGTAACATTGCTGGTGAGACTAAGACCATTTCTATTGCCATATACGACAGTGTGCAGGCATTTGATTTCGAATCAGCTGGCACGATGTCGCTAGTGTTATTGGTGTTCGCAGTGAGTGTACTTGCCATTACTACCAGCCTTTCAAAGCGTTTAGGAGGCCACAATGCCAACCAACAACGCTGATTTGCACTGTGAAATATCACAATTGTCACCGATCCCTTTAACGGCAAAATTTAGTTGTAAAGCGGGTGAGGTGTTGGCTGTCGTTGGGCCATCAGGTGGTGGTAAAACAACCTTGTTACGTATGATTGCAGGGTTAAGCTCACCAGAAAAAGGACGAATTGAATGTGGTGAACAGCGATGGTTTGATGATAAAAATAATGTTCATCTATCACCTCAGCAGCGACATATTGGTTATGTGCCGCAACATTTCGGCTTATTTCCGCATCTTACAGCGCTTGAAAATGTCATTTCAGGGTTGGACCACATTCCCAAAAGCGAACGCAAGGCAAGAGCCCTAGACTGGCTTGAACGCGTTAACTTACATGGACTGCCTGCTAGGTTGCCTGGGCAATTATCTGGTGGTCAGCGTCAACGTGTGGCTTTAGCGAGGGCATTAGCCCGTGAACCTTCGGTGTTATTACTTGATGAACCGTTTTCTGCGGTTGATAGAGAAACCCGTGAGCGCTTATACATAGAGTTAGCCAGATTAAAATCGCAGTTATCGATACCGGTGATTATGGTGACTCATGATATGAACGAAGCGTTGTTGCTTGCTGATAAAATGATTTTAATTAGCCAAGGTAATATGTTGCAGCAAGGTGAGCCATTTGAAGTGTTATCTCACCCTCGCAATGAAACCGTTGCAAGGCAGATGGGGCTTAGAAACATCTTTAATGCCGAAGTCAGTGGTCGAGACTCTGATGCCAATATTACTTGGCTTAAAATGGGCGAGCAAATTATTGCCAGTGACAGTGCGCCCGAGTTAACGATAGGCCAGCAAGTACGTTGGGTTATTCCTAATCAAGGTATTCGTTTTAACGCGATTTCTAGTGGTCGTTTATGTCGTAGTATCAATAAACTCGATATTGTTATTGAGTCGATGTTAGTCATGGGGGAGTCTGTGCGTGTTAAGGCTAGAATGGCAGATGTGGATGAAGTGTTTAACATGGATATCCCATCTCATTTGGCTGAAAAGCTCTCTTTAAAAGCAGGGCTTGCGACCACGATAGCGCTTAAATCTGAGCAAGTTCATATTCTAGAATCATGATCAATTATTAATCTTACAATGCTTGGGTCTTTTGCTGGGCTTAGGTAAAGTAACACTATTACAATTCTCATCTTGAGGCTTTCATGTTCCGAATCGTTCTGTCGTTGTTAGTCGTATTTCCATCTATGGTGATGGCAACCCCGAGTATGCATACCTTGCTCTCTAAGGGGGAATACGTACAACCGCTTATCGTGATTGAACAAATAGAAACTGAATATAGCGGTATTATTTCATCGTTCGATATGGATGTTGAAAACGGTCAGTTAATTTACGAAATTGACTTACTGAACCTCGATGATAGTGAAATTACTGAATTCTCCTTTGATGCGACCGACGGCAGTTTAATTACTAAAAAATTATCTGCGTTTGAATCTGATGATTTAGACCAAATCAAAGCTGCACGTGTATTAATCAAGAAGCAAATGACCTTCACTGAATTAGTCAGAATGGCGCAACAAGGCCAGACAGGTTATTTAATCGAAGCTGAGTTAGATCACGACTTAGCAATCAGTTACCTAGAATTAAAATTACTCAATGTCTCAAGCAAACACACGATTGCTTTTGATATTGAAGATTTACGTCCGCTGCCTTTGTTGCAGTGGGACTAATGTGACTTGGCAATAAGTATTTTTACAGTGACAAGCTGTAAAACTAAGGAATAGCACTATGCGAGTATTAATCGTTGAAGACGATGCGACAACACTACAATATGTTGCTGAAGGTTTTACCGCGCAGCAATATCAAGTTGATACAGCGACCAATGGCCATGATGGCTTGCACCAAGCAAAACATAATCAATACGACATCATTATTTTAGACCGCATGCTCCCCCAGCTAGACGGACTGACTTTGCTGACGGCACTGCGTAATAATGGCAATCAAACTCCGGTATTAATCCTATCTGCGCTAAGTCATGTTGATGAGCGCGTAAAAGGCTTACGTGCTGGCGGTGATGATTACATGACTAAGCCTTTTGCCTTTGCCGAACTGCAAGTTCGCGCAGAAAAGCTTATTCAACGTAATGCGCCTTCTGCGGCCAATACCGACCTTGAAGTGGGCAATTTAAGAATGGAATTGCTGACACGTAAAGTCACATTAGATGAGCATGAATTAATGCTGCAACCTAAAGAGTTTCAGTTACTTAAATATCTAATGGAACACCCTAATCAAGTGATTAGTCGTACCTTGTTATTTGAAGCAGTATGGGATTATCACTTTGATCCTCGCACCAATGTGATTGATGTACATATTGCTAAACTTCGCCGTAAATTTGAAGAACTAGGCCACCCTGAAATTATCGAAACCGTTCGAGGGGCTGGATATCGCCTTTGCAAAGGGAATTAAACCCTACCAAAGTAGTGCTTGGCGGATAACGCTGATCTTCTCAACCTTAGTGACCTTGTTGATTGTAATGCTGGTATTTGGTTTATACCGCCAGCTTGTGATTGAACAAGAGAATCAGGTTGAGCAGCATCTTGCTACTGAAATGCAGCGTTATCAACAGCTTGCTTTAACGGTTGACCGTCGAAGCTTTGCAGCACAAATTCGCGCAGCAGATCCGAAAACAGCGCTTATTGCATGGCGAAATAGCGTCGATATGGTGGGTGCATTAAGTTTTGTGCCCGACAACATGCCAGTGTTGCCGAAAACTCGAGATTTCCCCATATTAACCGGTGGCCCAGATAAGCTTCATATTCTCACCGGTGGCATAGTTATGACTCATTATGGGCCAGTATTGATAGCAACTCGTACCGATAACTTAGCTGCATTAATCGATAAATTTATTAATGCCGCTTTTTGGGCAGTAGCTTTTACCTTAGGGATAACCTTAGCGGTTGGTTTTGTATTTTC
This window of the Shewanella goraebulensis genome carries:
- a CDS encoding ABC transporter ATP-binding protein, with protein sequence MPTNNADLHCEISQLSPIPLTAKFSCKAGEVLAVVGPSGGGKTTLLRMIAGLSSPEKGRIECGEQRWFDDKNNVHLSPQQRHIGYVPQHFGLFPHLTALENVISGLDHIPKSERKARALDWLERVNLHGLPARLPGQLSGGQRQRVALARALAREPSVLLLDEPFSAVDRETRERLYIELARLKSQLSIPVIMVTHDMNEALLLADKMILISQGNMLQQGEPFEVLSHPRNETVARQMGLRNIFNAEVSGRDSDANITWLKMGEQIIASDSAPELTIGQQVRWVIPNQGIRFNAISSGRLCRSINKLDIVIESMLVMGESVRVKARMADVDEVFNMDIPSHLAEKLSLKAGLATTIALKSEQVHILES
- the modB gene encoding molybdate ABC transporter permease subunit — its product is MDWQSLWLSAKLSTVTVLILIPMAIFVGRFLAYKQFRGKSWVEALIMVPLVLPPTVIGYYLLVGLGSQSWVGQWVEQLFGAQLVFNFSGLVIASILVNIPFAVQPIQRAFETIPHDIPDAAACCGMSWWRIFAKIELPMIWPGILTAVVLCFSHVLGEFGVVLMLGGNIAGETKTISIAIYDSVQAFDFESAGTMSLVLLVFAVSVLAITTSLSKRLGGHNANQQR
- a CDS encoding response regulator transcription factor, with product MRVLIVEDDATTLQYVAEGFTAQQYQVDTATNGHDGLHQAKHNQYDIIILDRMLPQLDGLTLLTALRNNGNQTPVLILSALSHVDERVKGLRAGGDDYMTKPFAFAELQVRAEKLIQRNAPSAANTDLEVGNLRMELLTRKVTLDEHELMLQPKEFQLLKYLMEHPNQVISRTLLFEAVWDYHFDPRTNVIDVHIAKLRRKFEELGHPEIIETVRGAGYRLCKGN
- a CDS encoding PepSY domain-containing protein, encoding MFRIVLSLLVVFPSMVMATPSMHTLLSKGEYVQPLIVIEQIETEYSGIISSFDMDVENGQLIYEIDLLNLDDSEITEFSFDATDGSLITKKLSAFESDDLDQIKAARVLIKKQMTFTELVRMAQQGQTGYLIEAELDHDLAISYLELKLLNVSSKHTIAFDIEDLRPLPLLQWD